The Thioalkalivibrio thiocyanodenitrificans ARhD 1 genome window below encodes:
- the purE gene encoding 5-(carboxyamino)imidazole ribonucleotide mutase, producing MGSQSDWPVMAHAVDQLKAFGVPYEARVVSAHRTPDLLFEYAEGARGRGLKCIIAGAGGAAHLPGMLASKTTLPVLGVPVPSRHLQGQDSLLSIVQMPKGIPVATFAIGESGAANAGLFAVSMLAGHDPELVARLAEYRRELSEQVLAMQLPPVP from the coding sequence ATGGGCAGTCAGAGCGACTGGCCGGTCATGGCCCATGCCGTGGACCAGTTGAAGGCCTTCGGCGTGCCCTACGAGGCGCGGGTGGTCTCCGCCCATCGCACCCCGGATCTGCTGTTCGAGTATGCCGAGGGCGCCCGGGGTCGGGGGTTGAAATGCATCATCGCCGGTGCCGGGGGTGCGGCGCATCTTCCCGGGATGCTGGCTTCCAAGACCACGCTGCCCGTGCTGGGGGTGCCGGTGCCGTCGCGGCATCTTCAGGGGCAGGATTCTCTGCTTTCCATCGTGCAGATGCCCAAGGGCATCCCGGTGGCGACTTTTGCCATCGGCGAGTCGGGCGCCGCCAACGCCGGCCTGTTCGCAGTCTCGATGCTGGCCGGGCACGATCCTGAACTGGTGGCCCGGCTGGCCGAGTACCGTCGCGAGCTTTCGGAGCAGGTGCTCGCCATGCAGCTGCCTCCGGTGCCGTGA
- a CDS encoding class I SAM-dependent methyltransferase, whose translation MLRDEYISSLREDIVFSDTLCGHRLTFHSTWGLFSPRGIDGGTRLLLDHVHVDEADDCLDLGCGYGPIGLVLARLAPRGRTCLVDKDYVAVDYSARNARLNGIHNAEAFLSNGFSAVGDRRFNLVASNLPAKVGKELLHLYLYDAFEHLHPGGRLYVVTITGLRRFIERGFKDVFGNYDKLKQGREYTVALAVRE comes from the coding sequence ATGCTTCGCGACGAATACATCTCCAGCCTGCGTGAGGACATCGTCTTCAGCGACACCCTGTGCGGGCACCGGCTCACTTTCCACAGCACCTGGGGTCTGTTCTCGCCGCGGGGGATCGACGGGGGTACGCGCCTGCTGCTGGATCATGTGCACGTGGACGAGGCCGATGACTGCCTGGACCTGGGATGCGGCTACGGGCCCATCGGGCTGGTCCTCGCGCGCCTGGCGCCCCGTGGCCGCACCTGCCTGGTGGACAAGGATTACGTGGCGGTGGACTACAGCGCCCGGAACGCCCGGCTCAACGGCATCCACAATGCCGAAGCGTTTCTGAGCAATGGCTTCAGCGCTGTAGGTGACCGCCGCTTCAACCTGGTGGCCTCCAACCTGCCCGCCAAGGTGGGCAAGGAACTGCTCCATCTTTACCTGTACGACGCCTTCGAGCATCTGCACCCGGGCGGCCGCCTGTACGTGGTGACCATTACCGGACTGCGCCGCTTCATCGAGCGGGGGTTCAAGGACGTGTTCGGCAATTACGACAAGCTCAAGCAGGGTCGCGAATATACCGTGGCGCTGGCTGTGCGGGAGTAG
- a CDS encoding c-type cytochrome, whose amino-acid sequence MKKFVFTGLALGAALFMGGAAHAGDVEAGKAKYAPCIACHGAQGQGQAIFPKLAGHTAEEIVDLLTRYRAGETLGANTPLMAPQAANLSDEDIANLAAYIETL is encoded by the coding sequence ATGAAGAAGTTCGTGTTTACCGGTCTGGCCCTCGGGGCCGCGTTGTTCATGGGTGGTGCGGCCCATGCAGGTGATGTGGAGGCCGGAAAGGCCAAGTACGCGCCCTGTATCGCCTGCCACGGCGCCCAGGGCCAGGGCCAGGCGATCTTCCCCAAGCTGGCCGGTCACACCGCCGAAGAGATCGTTGATCTGCTGACGCGTTACCGCGCCGGCGAGACCTTGGGTGCCAATACCCCGCTGATGGCTCCCCAGGCAGCGAACCTGTCCGACGAGGACATTGCCAACCTGGCTGCCTACATCGAGACCCTCTGA
- the rpe gene encoding ribulose-phosphate 3-epimerase, giving the protein MAQPDLIAPSILSADFARLGEEVVNVLASGADIVHFDVMDNHYVPNLTIGPLVCEALRKHGVEAPIDVHLMVKPVDRIVPDFAKAGASYITFHPEASDHIDRTLQLIKGEGCKAGLVFNPATPLSYLDYVMDKVDMILLMSVNPGFGGQAFIPATLDKLREVRKRIDESGREIRLEIDGGVKADNIREIKAAGADTFVAGSAIFGAASKDDPHHYESIIRKMREELARA; this is encoded by the coding sequence ATGGCACAACCCGATCTGATCGCACCGTCCATCCTGTCCGCCGACTTCGCCCGTTTGGGCGAGGAAGTGGTCAATGTCCTGGCCTCCGGTGCCGACATCGTGCATTTCGACGTCATGGACAACCATTATGTACCCAACCTCACCATCGGTCCTCTGGTCTGCGAGGCATTGCGCAAGCATGGTGTCGAAGCGCCCATCGACGTGCACCTGATGGTCAAGCCGGTGGACCGCATCGTGCCGGATTTTGCCAAGGCCGGTGCCAGCTACATCACCTTCCATCCGGAGGCCTCCGACCACATCGACCGCACTCTTCAACTCATCAAGGGTGAGGGCTGCAAGGCGGGCCTGGTGTTCAATCCGGCCACGCCGCTGTCCTACCTGGACTACGTGATGGACAAGGTGGACATGATCCTGCTCATGTCCGTGAACCCGGGATTCGGCGGCCAGGCCTTTATCCCGGCAACGCTGGACAAGCTGCGCGAGGTCCGCAAACGCATCGACGAATCCGGTCGCGAGATTCGGCTCGAGATCGACGGAGGCGTGAAGGCGGACAACATCCGCGAGATCAAGGCGGCGGGCGCCGATACCTTCGTGGCCGGTTCCGCCATCTTCGGTGCCGCCAGCAAGGATGACCCGCATCACTACGAGAGCATCATCCGGAAGATGCGCGAAGAGCTGGCCAGGGCCTGA
- the bioD gene encoding dethiobiotin synthase, with the protein MSLRGFFITGTDTGVGKTVVACALIRALRAAGRHVSPRKPVESGCEARGEGLFPADGAALRDAAVEPLADLATVTPYRFRHALSPDRAARLAGETLSVDALHQACVTGLGQDTTLVVEGAGGFYSPLAEDGLNADLARALGLPVILVAPDRLGVINHVLLSAEAMGSRGLELALVVLNAVDTPHPEGMDNRTDLARRLRCPFLSFPRVDGHGEGAKVFAPWLATRR; encoded by the coding sequence ATGTCTTTAAGAGGTTTCTTCATCACCGGAACGGACACCGGCGTCGGCAAGACGGTGGTGGCCTGTGCGCTGATCCGTGCCCTGCGGGCGGCGGGACGTCACGTCAGCCCGCGAAAGCCCGTGGAATCGGGCTGTGAAGCACGCGGTGAGGGGCTCTTTCCGGCGGATGGCGCCGCCCTGCGCGACGCCGCCGTGGAACCGCTCGCCGATCTCGCCACCGTCACGCCCTATCGCTTCCGCCACGCGCTCTCTCCGGACCGGGCCGCGCGCCTGGCTGGTGAGACACTTTCCGTGGACGCGCTGCATCAGGCCTGTGTCACGGGGCTGGGACAGGACACCACGCTGGTGGTGGAAGGCGCCGGCGGCTTCTACTCGCCCCTGGCCGAAGACGGCCTCAATGCCGATCTGGCCCGGGCCCTGGGCCTGCCCGTGATCCTGGTGGCACCGGACCGGCTGGGGGTGATCAACCATGTGCTGCTCAGCGCCGAGGCGATGGGTAGCCGGGGGCTTGAACTGGCGCTGGTGGTGCTCAATGCGGTGGACACGCCGCACCCCGAGGGCATGGACAACCGGACGGATCTCGCCAGGCGTCTGCGTTGCCCGTTCCTGAGCTTTCCTCGGGTGGACGGCCATGGAGAAGGCGCGAAGGTGTTTGCCCCATGGCTCGCCACACGCCGTTGA
- the fba gene encoding class II fructose-bisphosphate aldolase (catalyzes the reversible aldol condensation of dihydroxyacetonephosphate and glyceraldehyde 3-phosphate in the Calvin cycle, glycolysis, and/or gluconeogenesis), producing the protein MALISLRQLLDHAAEHGYGMPAYNANNMEQVHAVMQAADEVDSPVIIQASAGARKYAGEPFLRHLIIAAVEQYPHIPIVLHQDHGAEPAVCFRSIQSGFTSVMMDGSLMADMKTPSTYEYNVDVTRKVSEMAHALGVSVEGELGCLGSLETGMAGEEDGSGAEGKLDHSQLLTDPDEAADFVKQTSVDALAIAIGTSHGAYKFTRPPTGDILAIQRIKEIHARIPNTHLVMHGSSSVPQDWLEIINTYGGDMGQTYGVPVEEIQEGIKHGVRKVNIDTDLRMASTGAIRKFLAENPKEFDPRKFLKASTVAMKDICKARYEAFGCAGMASKIKPLSLEEMTARYKSGELDPKVN; encoded by the coding sequence ATGGCCCTGATATCTCTGAGACAGCTGCTGGATCATGCCGCCGAACACGGCTATGGCATGCCCGCATACAACGCCAACAACATGGAACAGGTGCACGCGGTCATGCAGGCCGCCGACGAGGTGGACTCCCCGGTGATCATCCAGGCCTCCGCGGGCGCCCGAAAGTATGCTGGCGAGCCTTTTCTGCGCCACCTGATCATTGCCGCGGTGGAGCAGTATCCGCACATCCCCATTGTGCTGCACCAGGATCACGGCGCCGAACCCGCCGTGTGCTTCCGTTCCATCCAGTCCGGTTTCACCTCGGTGATGATGGACGGTTCCCTGATGGCCGACATGAAGACGCCGTCCACCTATGAATACAACGTGGATGTGACCCGCAAGGTCTCCGAGATGGCCCACGCCCTGGGTGTTTCCGTGGAAGGCGAGCTGGGTTGCCTGGGCAGTCTGGAGACGGGCATGGCCGGGGAAGAGGATGGCTCCGGTGCGGAAGGCAAGCTGGATCACTCCCAGCTGCTCACCGACCCGGACGAGGCCGCGGACTTCGTCAAGCAGACCAGTGTGGACGCCCTGGCGATTGCCATCGGCACCTCCCACGGCGCCTACAAGTTCACCCGTCCGCCTACCGGCGACATCCTGGCCATACAGCGCATCAAGGAGATCCATGCGCGCATCCCCAACACCCATCTGGTGATGCACGGCTCCTCTTCCGTGCCCCAGGATTGGCTGGAGATCATCAACACGTACGGCGGTGACATGGGTCAGACCTACGGCGTGCCGGTCGAGGAAATCCAGGAAGGCATCAAGCACGGCGTGCGCAAGGTCAACATCGACACCGACCTGCGCATGGCCTCCACCGGGGCAATCCGCAAGTTCCTGGCGGAGAACCCCAAGGAGTTCGACCCGCGCAAGTTCCTCAAGGCCTCCACCGTGGCCATGAAGGATATCTGCAAGGCCCGCTACGAGGCCTTCGGCTGCGCCGGCATGGCCTCCAAGATCAAGCCCCTCTCCCTCGAGGAAATGACCGCCCGATACAAGAGCGGCGAGCTGGATCCGAAGGTCAACTAA
- the trpE gene encoding anthranilate synthase component I, translating to MTPERFNELIRQGYNRIPLVREILADLDTPLSIYLKLAAAPFSYLFESVQGGEKWGRYSFIGLPARTVVKVRGRHVTVEDEGTVVEDTQVDDPLAWMEGFQARQRVPEIEGLPRFTGGLVGYFGYDTIRYIEPRLAGVEKPDALGVPDILLMVSDEVVVYDNLAGRLYLVVHARPETGLAAAEQRLDELRRRLGESAAVPVSGADARKVRESDFVSGFTEDGFKAAVARCKEYIVEGDVMQVVLSQRLSIPFGAPPLNLYRALRSLNPSPYMFFLDLDDHQVVGSSPEILVRLEDDTVTVRPIAGTRPRGSTEDEDRCLEAELLADPKERAEHLMLIDLGRNDAGRVSETGSVQLTEQMVVERYSHVMHIVSNVTGHLKEGMSAMDVLRATFPAGTVSGAPKIRAMEIIDELEPVKRGIYAGAVGYLSWAGNMDTAIAIRTAVIKDGQLHIQAGAGIVHDSVPDNEWAETMNKGRAVFRAVAMAEAGLK from the coding sequence ATGACCCCTGAACGATTCAATGAACTGATCCGCCAGGGATACAACCGTATCCCCCTGGTCCGTGAAATCCTGGCGGACCTGGACACTCCCTTGAGTATCTACCTCAAGCTTGCCGCCGCGCCTTTTTCCTACCTGTTCGAGTCCGTGCAGGGCGGCGAGAAGTGGGGGCGTTACTCATTCATCGGGCTGCCCGCCCGCACCGTGGTCAAGGTGCGCGGCCGGCACGTGACCGTGGAGGACGAGGGGACGGTCGTGGAGGACACGCAGGTGGATGACCCGCTCGCCTGGATGGAAGGGTTTCAGGCCCGGCAGCGTGTACCGGAGATCGAGGGGCTGCCCCGCTTCACGGGCGGACTCGTGGGCTACTTCGGTTACGACACCATCCGCTACATCGAGCCGCGGCTTGCGGGCGTGGAGAAACCCGACGCTCTGGGAGTGCCGGACATTCTGCTCATGGTCTCGGACGAGGTGGTGGTCTACGACAACCTGGCCGGACGGCTGTACCTGGTGGTCCATGCCCGGCCGGAAACAGGTCTTGCCGCGGCCGAGCAGCGGCTGGACGAATTGCGTCGGCGACTCGGTGAGTCCGCGGCTGTCCCGGTGTCCGGCGCGGATGCCCGCAAGGTGCGTGAATCGGATTTCGTCTCCGGCTTCACCGAGGATGGTTTCAAGGCCGCCGTCGCCCGCTGCAAGGAGTACATTGTCGAGGGTGACGTGATGCAGGTGGTGTTGTCGCAGCGTCTATCCATCCCGTTCGGCGCGCCTCCCCTGAATCTCTACCGGGCACTCAGGAGCCTCAATCCGTCCCCCTACATGTTCTTCCTGGATCTGGACGATCACCAGGTGGTGGGTTCCTCCCCGGAGATCCTGGTGCGCCTGGAGGACGACACGGTCACCGTGCGTCCCATCGCCGGGACGCGTCCCAGAGGTTCCACCGAGGATGAGGATCGCTGCCTTGAGGCGGAACTGCTGGCCGATCCCAAGGAGCGCGCCGAACACCTGATGCTCATCGATCTCGGGCGTAACGATGCCGGGCGGGTGAGCGAGACCGGCAGCGTGCAGCTCACCGAACAGATGGTGGTGGAGCGCTATTCGCACGTGATGCACATCGTCTCGAACGTTACCGGGCATCTGAAGGAGGGAATGAGCGCGATGGATGTGCTGCGCGCCACCTTCCCGGCCGGCACCGTGAGCGGCGCCCCCAAGATCCGCGCCATGGAGATCATCGACGAGTTGGAGCCCGTCAAGCGCGGCATCTATGCCGGCGCCGTCGGTTACCTGTCCTGGGCCGGCAACATGGACACGGCCATCGCCATCCGTACCGCCGTGATCAAGGACGGCCAGCTCCACATCCAGGCGGGCGCCGGTATCGTGCACGATTCGGTCCCGGACAACGAATGGGCCGAGACCATGAACAAGGGCCGCGCCGTGTTCCGTGCCGTGGCCATGGCGGAGGCGGGGCTGAAGTAG
- a CDS encoding CopD family protein produces the protein MSIAITLHVLSAVIWVGGMFFAYMALRPVAANLLEPPLRTTLWRDTFDRFFPWVWVAVIVLLLTGYWMIFAKFGGMGTSPLYVHVMNGLGIVMMLIYLHVFFAPFRRMKQAITAQDWPEAGRRLGQIRMLVGINLIIGLLVIAVASGGAYLII, from the coding sequence ATGTCCATCGCCATCACCCTCCACGTCCTGTCTGCCGTCATCTGGGTAGGGGGCATGTTCTTCGCCTACATGGCCCTGCGCCCGGTTGCGGCAAACCTTTTGGAACCGCCGCTTCGCACCACCCTCTGGCGCGACACCTTCGATCGCTTCTTTCCCTGGGTATGGGTAGCGGTAATCGTCCTCCTGCTGACGGGCTACTGGATGATCTTCGCCAAGTTCGGCGGGATGGGCACCTCGCCCCTCTACGTGCACGTGATGAACGGCCTGGGGATCGTGATGATGCTCATCTACCTGCACGTGTTCTTCGCGCCGTTCCGGCGCATGAAACAGGCCATCACCGCCCAGGACTGGCCCGAGGCAGGCCGCCGGCTGGGTCAGATCCGGATGCTGGTGGGGATTAACCTGATCATCGGTCTGCTGGTGATCGCGGTGGCCTCCGGCGGGGCGTATCTGATCATCTGA
- a CDS encoding energy-coupling factor ABC transporter permease, translating into MLLTAELFTPAPLLFAAGGYAAIMWRALRTAPWWQLYQPGRLSLFAMGVTGLAVLWSLNAGVSPGLSLHYLAVTTVTLMFGWQFALLAVAFALIPVTLFTGQDWASLPLAALLSGVLPVFVSYGVLRLVERTLPPHPFIYLYLCAFAGAALAILASMLAVGGLVYVLEVYPAGKITSEYLVYLPLLVLPEAILNGIMVTAMVMLKPQWLCTWSDERYLHGR; encoded by the coding sequence ATGCTGCTTACGGCCGAACTGTTCACCCCGGCGCCGCTGCTGTTTGCCGCAGGGGGCTATGCCGCGATCATGTGGCGGGCCCTTCGCACGGCGCCCTGGTGGCAACTCTACCAGCCGGGGCGATTGTCGCTGTTCGCCATGGGTGTCACGGGGCTGGCGGTTCTGTGGAGCCTCAATGCCGGCGTTTCGCCGGGGTTGTCCCTGCACTATCTGGCGGTGACCACGGTGACGCTCATGTTCGGCTGGCAGTTTGCCCTCCTGGCGGTGGCCTTTGCCCTGATTCCCGTGACCCTGTTTACGGGCCAGGACTGGGCCTCGCTGCCGCTGGCGGCGCTGCTTTCGGGGGTCTTGCCGGTATTCGTCAGTTACGGCGTGCTGCGCCTGGTGGAGCGCACGCTCCCGCCTCATCCCTTCATCTACCTCTACCTGTGCGCGTTCGCGGGCGCGGCGCTGGCCATTCTGGCCAGCATGCTGGCGGTGGGTGGGCTGGTCTACGTACTGGAGGTGTATCCGGCGGGCAAGATCACCTCCGAGTACCTGGTCTACCTGCCGCTGCTGGTGCTTCCAGAGGCCATCCTCAACGGCATCATGGTCACCGCCATGGTGATGCTGAAGCCCCAGTGGCTGTGCACCTGGTCCGATGAGCGCTATCTCCATGGCCGGTAA
- a CDS encoding 5-(carboxyamino)imidazole ribonucleotide synthase — protein MILPGETLGMLGGGQLGRMFTVAARTLGYRVLVLDPDTGSPAGRMADEHLHAAYGDAWALEQMAGRCAAVTTEFENIPADTLETLAQSLPVRPSAACLLRTQDRGREKTFIQSLGLPTAPFRVVGEAVELDDAFAQVGAPAILKRAALGYDGKGQIPVDSPEAARRAFADLGSVPSVLERRVDLAMEISVVLSRGVDGSTRSYPVAENVHRSGILHTSIVPARAPGELVEAARQAAMRLAEAMDYVGLMAVEFFITTAGELLVNEIAPRPHNSGHFTLDACVTSQFEQQVRAVCGLPFGDTRLLSPVVMVNLLGDLWAGGEPDWSALFRHPAAKLHLYGKAEARPGRKMGHFCVLGDDLERVIAEAEAIFDAL, from the coding sequence GTGATCCTCCCCGGCGAGACACTCGGTATGCTGGGGGGCGGCCAGCTGGGCCGCATGTTTACCGTGGCTGCACGCACCCTGGGGTACCGGGTGCTGGTGCTGGACCCCGATACCGGCAGCCCTGCCGGGCGCATGGCCGACGAGCACCTGCATGCGGCCTACGGCGATGCCTGGGCCCTGGAGCAGATGGCGGGCCGTTGCGCGGCTGTGACCACCGAGTTCGAGAACATCCCGGCCGACACACTGGAGACGCTGGCGCAAAGCCTGCCGGTGCGTCCGTCCGCCGCGTGCCTGCTGCGCACCCAGGATCGCGGGCGTGAAAAGACATTTATCCAGTCCTTGGGTCTGCCGACCGCGCCTTTCCGGGTGGTGGGCGAGGCGGTTGAGCTGGACGACGCGTTTGCGCAGGTGGGCGCGCCCGCCATCCTCAAGCGTGCCGCCCTGGGCTACGACGGCAAGGGCCAGATCCCGGTGGATTCGCCCGAGGCGGCCCGGCGCGCCTTCGCGGACCTCGGGAGCGTGCCCAGTGTACTGGAACGCCGGGTGGATCTGGCCATGGAGATCTCCGTGGTGTTGTCCCGGGGCGTGGATGGCTCGACCCGGAGCTACCCGGTGGCGGAGAATGTCCACCGGAGCGGCATTCTGCACACGAGCATCGTGCCGGCCCGTGCCCCGGGCGAGCTGGTGGAGGCGGCTCGCCAGGCGGCCATGCGCCTTGCGGAGGCCATGGATTACGTCGGACTGATGGCGGTAGAGTTTTTTATCACCACGGCGGGCGAACTGCTGGTCAACGAGATCGCCCCCCGGCCGCACAACAGCGGCCACTTCACACTGGACGCCTGCGTCACTTCCCAGTTCGAGCAGCAGGTACGCGCCGTCTGTGGATTGCCCTTTGGCGACACCCGCCTTCTTTCGCCGGTGGTGATGGTCAACCTGCTGGGGGACTTGTGGGCCGGCGGCGAGCCGGACTGGTCCGCGCTGTTCCGGCACCCCGCGGCCAAGCTGCACCTCTATGGCAAGGCCGAGGCCCGCCCCGGCCGCAAGATGGGGCATTTCTGCGTACTGGGGGATGATCTGGAACGGGTGATCGCCGAAGCGGAGGCAATCTTCGATGCACTCTAA
- a CDS encoding phosphoglycolate phosphatase, which yields MSLARPKMVLIDLDGTLVDSVPDLAWCVDAMMRELGLPERGEPAVRKWVGNGVERLVQRALINAVDGEADEAEFRRALPVFMRLYRENTSGRSLLYPGVREGLDYLQRSGVRMGCVTNKAEQFTMPLLRDMAIRDYFELVVSGDTLPLKKPDPAPLLYAAEHLGVTPEESLMVGDSRSDVKAARAAGFTIVCVSYGYNHGEDIRNQGPDAVIDRLDQIQGLLEEAA from the coding sequence ATGAGCCTTGCACGGCCCAAGATGGTCCTTATCGATCTGGATGGCACGCTCGTGGACAGCGTGCCGGATCTGGCCTGGTGCGTGGATGCCATGATGCGTGAACTGGGTCTCCCGGAGCGTGGCGAGCCTGCCGTGCGCAAGTGGGTGGGCAACGGCGTGGAGCGTCTGGTGCAGCGGGCACTGATCAATGCCGTGGATGGCGAGGCCGATGAGGCCGAGTTCCGGCGTGCCCTGCCCGTGTTCATGCGCCTGTACCGGGAGAACACCTCCGGACGCAGCCTGCTGTACCCGGGTGTGCGCGAGGGTCTGGACTATCTCCAGCGATCCGGTGTCCGGATGGGCTGTGTCACCAACAAGGCAGAGCAGTTCACGATGCCCCTGCTGCGTGATATGGCGATCCGTGACTATTTCGAGCTGGTGGTCAGCGGCGACACCCTGCCTCTCAAGAAGCCCGATCCGGCGCCGCTGCTCTACGCCGCGGAACATCTGGGTGTCACGCCGGAGGAATCGCTGATGGTGGGCGATTCCCGCAGCGATGTGAAGGCAGCGCGGGCCGCGGGCTTCACCATCGTGTGCGTGAGCTATGGCTACAATCACGGAGAGGATATTCGAAACCAGGGCCCCGATGCGGTGATCGACCGACTGGACCAGATTCAGGGGCTCCTGGAAGAGGCGGCATGA
- a CDS encoding phosphoribosylaminoimidazolesuccinocarboxamide synthase, translating to MSEPLFESHLASLPLVHRGKVRDLYAVGDHHLLIVTTDRISAFDVILPTPIPGKGEVLTRISEFWFRKLESIVPNQLADMGLAEAVSDIAERAPLEGRSLVVKRLKALPIEAVVRGYLIGSGWKDYQATGRVCGLPLPEGLQMADRLPEPIYTPATKAAVGEHDENVDFDYTAELVGPELAAQVRQTALSLYNTAAAHALERGIIIADTKFEFGLDDEGELHLIDEALTPDSSRFWPADTYRPGISPPSFDKQFVRDYLETLDWDKKAPGPELPPEVVQKTAEKYREALQRLTDEG from the coding sequence ATGTCCGAGCCCCTGTTTGAAAGCCACCTTGCGTCCCTGCCCCTGGTCCATCGGGGCAAGGTGCGTGACCTGTATGCGGTGGGAGACCATCACCTTCTGATCGTCACCACGGACCGGATCTCCGCCTTCGACGTGATACTGCCCACACCCATTCCGGGCAAGGGCGAGGTACTCACCCGCATCTCCGAGTTCTGGTTCAGGAAGCTGGAGTCCATCGTGCCCAATCAGCTGGCGGACATGGGCCTTGCCGAGGCCGTGTCCGACATCGCCGAACGCGCCCCGCTGGAAGGACGCAGTCTGGTGGTGAAACGCCTGAAGGCACTGCCCATTGAGGCCGTGGTGCGGGGTTACCTGATCGGGTCCGGCTGGAAGGACTATCAGGCCACCGGCCGGGTCTGCGGACTGCCTTTGCCGGAAGGGCTTCAGATGGCCGACCGGTTGCCCGAGCCCATCTACACCCCGGCCACCAAGGCGGCGGTGGGCGAGCATGACGAGAACGTGGATTTCGACTATACCGCCGAGCTGGTCGGCCCGGAGCTGGCCGCCCAGGTGCGTCAGACGGCGCTGTCCCTCTACAACACGGCGGCGGCCCATGCCTTGGAACGGGGCATTATCATTGCCGACACCAAGTTCGAGTTCGGTCTGGACGACGAGGGTGAACTGCACCTGATTGACGAGGCCCTCACCCCCGACTCCTCCCGGTTCTGGCCCGCGGACACCTACCGCCCAGGCATCAGCCCGCCCTCCTTCGACAAACAGTTCGTGCGCGATTATCTCGAGACCCTTGACTGGGACAAGAAGGCCCCGGGCCCGGAACTGCCGCCGGAGGTGGTACAGAAGACCGCCGAGAAGTACCGCGAAGCGCTACAGCGGCTAACGGACGAGGGCTGA
- a CDS encoding CPCC family cysteine-rich protein, translating to MIKVGEARFPCPVCGYRVFDMQPGSHHRCPICCWEDNLVQLRFPLMPGGPNSVSLERAQQNFVQFGVAERRHEGMGRRPVGEHRDSTWRPLDPARDNVEMPARGIDYADTYPTRDTTVLYYWSERYWRRVAG from the coding sequence ATGATCAAGGTCGGTGAAGCGAGGTTCCCCTGTCCGGTATGCGGCTACCGGGTGTTCGACATGCAGCCCGGCAGCCACCATCGCTGCCCCATCTGCTGCTGGGAGGACAACCTGGTGCAGCTGCGTTTCCCGCTCATGCCCGGCGGGCCCAACAGCGTTTCACTCGAGCGCGCGCAGCAGAACTTCGTGCAGTTCGGGGTTGCCGAACGACGTCATGAGGGCATGGGGCGCCGCCCGGTAGGCGAACACCGCGACAGTACCTGGCGTCCCCTGGATCCCGCGCGGGACAATGTCGAGATGCCTGCCCGGGGTATTGATTATGCAGACACTTATCCGACCCGGGATACCACGGTGCTGTATTACTGGAGCGAGCGGTACTGGCGGCGGGTGGCTGGGTGA